In Gossypium arboreum isolate Shixiya-1 chromosome 5, ASM2569848v2, whole genome shotgun sequence, a single genomic region encodes these proteins:
- the LOC108453688 gene encoding E3 ubiquitin-protein ligase DA2L-like, which translates to MGNKLGRRRQVVDEKYTRPQGLYVHKDVDVKKLRKLILESKLAPCYPGNEECCYDLEECPICFLYYPSLNRSRCCMKSICTECFLQMKNPNSTRPTQCPFCKTSNYAVEYRGVKTKEEKGIEQIEEQRVIEAQIRMRQQELHDDEDRMQKRQEFSSSSTAVSPGEVQYGSAAAQSSVDEELVSSQDSQAAMMIQQPSHPRTNRDDEFDVDLEEIMVMEAIWQSIQENSRHRKSNNGDAASSVHVSVDRYVSPAMATVAGSSSSSSSSSPSGGFACAVAALAERQQISGESSLDYNGNIPPFNMLPGSSRFYNRLDQVSENRPAESPVDMPTGGLMTPARYEGEWGVDFGSEVAEAGTSYATPDVTEDIGGISTIPQQDEIRGSFLNVPRPIVPESYEEQMMLAMAVSLSEAKAMTSNPGVPWQ; encoded by the exons ATGGGTAATAAGTTGGGAAGGAGAAGGCAAGTGGTGGACGAGAAGTATACACGCCCCCAAGGATTGTATGTTCATAAAGATGTGGATGTTAAGAAGCTAAGAAAACTGATACTTGAATCGAAGCTTGCTCCATGTTACCCTGGCAATGAAGAGTGCTGTTATGATCTTGAAGAATGCCCGATTTGCTTTTTG TATTACCCGAGTCTCAACAGATCGAGATGTTGCATGAAAAGTATTTGCACAG AGTGTTTTCTACAGATGAAGAATCCAAACTCGACCCGTCCTACCCA GTGTCCTTTCTGCAAAACCTCAAACTATGCTGTGGAGTACCGAGGTGTGAAAACAAAGGAGGAAAAAGGGATCGAGCAAATT GAAGAACAACGTGTCATAGAAGCACAAATTAGAATGAGGCAGCAGGAACTTCATGATGACGAAGACAGAATGCAGAAAAGACAAGAATTCAGTTCTTCAAGCACCGCTGTTTCACCGGGGGAAGTTCAATACGGTTCAGCTGCAG CTCAATCCTCTGTTGACGAGGAACTAGTTTCTTCTCAAGATTCGCAGGCTGCCATGATGATTCAACAACCATCACATCCTAGGACAAACAG GGATGATGAGTTTGACGTAGATCTGGAGGAAATAATGGTCATGGAAGCAATTTGGCAGTCAATTCAG GAGAACAGCAGACACAGAAAGTCTAACAATGGAGATGCTGCTTCTTCGGTACATGTTTCAGTAGATCGCTATGTCTCACCAGCTATGGCCACAGTGGCCGGTTCATCATCatcgtcatcatcatcatctcCTTCTGGTGGTTTTGCTTGTGCAGTAGCTGCCCTTGCTGAGCGTCAGCAGATCAGTGGAGAATCTTCTCTTGACTACAACGGAAATATACCGCCGTTCAATATGCTTCCTGGCAGCAGCAGGTTCTATAACAGGTTGGACCAAGTTTCTGAGAATCGTCCTGCAGAGAGCCCGGTTGACATGCCAACTGGTGGTCTGATGACACCTGCAAGATATGAAGGGGAATGGGGAGTAGATTTTGGATCGGAGGTGGCTGAAGCAGGGACTAGCTACGCAACTCCTGATGTTACAGAAGATATAGGAGGGATCTCAACAATACCACAACAAGATGAAATAAGGGGTAGCTTTCTAAATGTGCCCCGACCCATTGTTCCGGAAAGTTATGAAGAGCAGATGATGCTGGCTATGGCTGTATCTCTGTCTGAAGCTAAAGCTATGACAAGTAACCCTGGAGTTCCATGGCAATAG
- the LOC108450667 gene encoding interactor of constitutive active ROPs 4-like isoform X2 — translation MPRSRGSKVPQRQSPRGSSSDSYPLRHRAITDSSSPKLRECRSRSGTPQSGPLNQKKLGTRIADLETQLGHAQQELKILKHQLDSAEAAKKEAQEQLEKKTKKPKAPQKTHDSKKTHSCSLRDEFPEDNRRETDVFEVPMEKVAMEPKLEVDTTDAIETSIDPTTALEPEKPPLNDLALKDDEINVLKSKLAEKENEVIAYAQENEDLKNQLNEVTTNISTAKAKKAEMSLSLRLVKQELEASKKLAAQLTEKLRSVEGRKEALEEEMKKLRVQTEQWRKAADAATAILCGGEETNGRLSNRCSSMDNIHFGGVYTGYVGSLGLDDDDGDGFRTEKRKGSGIKMFGDLWKKKGQK, via the exons ATGCCTAGATCAAG GGGCTCAAAAGTGCCACAAAGGCAATCTCCTCGAGGATCAAGTTCTGATTCATATCCTCTGCGTCATCGGGCAATTACTGATAGTAGTAGTCCCAAGCTCAGAGAATGCCGTTCCCGAAGTGGTACTCCCCAATCAGGTCCACTAAATCAGAAGAAACTCGGCACTCGCATTGCAGATTTAGAAACTCAACTAGGGCATGCACAACAAGAGCTAAAGATTTTGAAGCACCAGTTGGATTCGGCAGAAGCTGCAAAGAAAGAAGCTCAAGAACAATTGGAAAAGAAGACCAAGAAGCCAAAAGCTCCCCAAAAAACTCATGATTCTAAGAAAACACACAGCTGCAGCCTCAGAGATGAATTTCCCGAAGATAATCGTCGAGAAACGGATGTCTTTGAAGTCCCAATGGAAAAAGTAGCAATGGAACCCAAGCTGGAAGTTGACACAACCGATGCAATAGAAACCTCAATTGATCCAACAACAGCATTGGAGCCAGAGAAACCACCTTTGAATGACTTGGCTTTGAAAGATGATGAGATCAATGTGCTAAAATCCAAGCTAGCGGAGAAAGAAAATGAGGTTATTGCCTATGCTCAAGAAAATGAGGACCTGAAAAACCAGTTGAATGAAGTGACAACAAATATATCAACTGCTAAAGCCAAGAAAGCAGAAATGAGCTTAAGTTTGAGACTAGTTAAACAAGAGCTAGAAGCAAGTAAAAAATTGGCAGCTCAATTGACGGAAAAACTCCGATCTGTAGAAGGGCGAAAGGAAGCATTGGAAGAAGAGATGAAGAAGCTAAGGGTACAAACAGAACAATGGAGAAAAGCAGCAGATGCTGCTACAGCTATTCTTTGTGGAGGTGAGGAAACGAATGGGAGGCTCTCCAACAGATGTAGCTCTATGGATAATATTCATTTCGGTGGTGTGTACACAGGTTATGTTGGATCACTTGGCTtggatgatgatgatggtgatgGTTTCCGAACTGAAAAACGAAAGGGCTCCGGGATCAAAATGTTTGGAGACTTGTGGAAAAAGAAAGGTCAGAAATGA
- the LOC108450667 gene encoding interactor of constitutive active ROPs 4-like isoform X1: protein MPRSSRGSKVPQRQSPRGSSSDSYPLRHRAITDSSSPKLRECRSRSGTPQSGPLNQKKLGTRIADLETQLGHAQQELKILKHQLDSAEAAKKEAQEQLEKKTKKPKAPQKTHDSKKTHSCSLRDEFPEDNRRETDVFEVPMEKVAMEPKLEVDTTDAIETSIDPTTALEPEKPPLNDLALKDDEINVLKSKLAEKENEVIAYAQENEDLKNQLNEVTTNISTAKAKKAEMSLSLRLVKQELEASKKLAAQLTEKLRSVEGRKEALEEEMKKLRVQTEQWRKAADAATAILCGGEETNGRLSNRCSSMDNIHFGGVYTGYVGSLGLDDDDGDGFRTEKRKGSGIKMFGDLWKKKGQK, encoded by the exons ATGCCTAGATCAAG TAGGGGCTCAAAAGTGCCACAAAGGCAATCTCCTCGAGGATCAAGTTCTGATTCATATCCTCTGCGTCATCGGGCAATTACTGATAGTAGTAGTCCCAAGCTCAGAGAATGCCGTTCCCGAAGTGGTACTCCCCAATCAGGTCCACTAAATCAGAAGAAACTCGGCACTCGCATTGCAGATTTAGAAACTCAACTAGGGCATGCACAACAAGAGCTAAAGATTTTGAAGCACCAGTTGGATTCGGCAGAAGCTGCAAAGAAAGAAGCTCAAGAACAATTGGAAAAGAAGACCAAGAAGCCAAAAGCTCCCCAAAAAACTCATGATTCTAAGAAAACACACAGCTGCAGCCTCAGAGATGAATTTCCCGAAGATAATCGTCGAGAAACGGATGTCTTTGAAGTCCCAATGGAAAAAGTAGCAATGGAACCCAAGCTGGAAGTTGACACAACCGATGCAATAGAAACCTCAATTGATCCAACAACAGCATTGGAGCCAGAGAAACCACCTTTGAATGACTTGGCTTTGAAAGATGATGAGATCAATGTGCTAAAATCCAAGCTAGCGGAGAAAGAAAATGAGGTTATTGCCTATGCTCAAGAAAATGAGGACCTGAAAAACCAGTTGAATGAAGTGACAACAAATATATCAACTGCTAAAGCCAAGAAAGCAGAAATGAGCTTAAGTTTGAGACTAGTTAAACAAGAGCTAGAAGCAAGTAAAAAATTGGCAGCTCAATTGACGGAAAAACTCCGATCTGTAGAAGGGCGAAAGGAAGCATTGGAAGAAGAGATGAAGAAGCTAAGGGTACAAACAGAACAATGGAGAAAAGCAGCAGATGCTGCTACAGCTATTCTTTGTGGAGGTGAGGAAACGAATGGGAGGCTCTCCAACAGATGTAGCTCTATGGATAATATTCATTTCGGTGGTGTGTACACAGGTTATGTTGGATCACTTGGCTtggatgatgatgatggtgatgGTTTCCGAACTGAAAAACGAAAGGGCTCCGGGATCAAAATGTTTGGAGACTTGTGGAAAAAGAAAGGTCAGAAATGA
- the LOC108451666 gene encoding E3 ubiquitin ligase PQT3-like encodes MAVVYYKFKSSKDSHSLPIDGPFISLSDFKHQIFASKRYGNGNDFDLLISDAKTDQQLASGSSLILANSCLLIRRVPRPPGLPIVIGREEKPNIQTNSPSVVVKEELEEQGFDFDDFGLDFTSISNNSIAKPGDTHCKETKIDHGFKISSVKTLGKSRRIPPLSYVCRRCNVGGHYIHHCPTNGDPKFDRKRASNTSDSSSKSSGISYASISTTSSSCKSTTVPPELHCPLCKQVMEDAALTRCCFASFCEKCVRDRIVSMATCVCRRRIVADDILPNMTLRDTINRFLDNQSGTETSATKRKLVNAENEDEEQRKKMKKTEQRPVIKAG; translated from the coding sequence ATGGCGGTGGTGTATTACAAGTTCAAGAGCTCCAAAGATTCCCACTCCCTTCCCATCGACGGTCCTTTCATTTCACTCTCCGATTTCAAGCACCAAATCTTCGCTTCCAAACGCTACGGTAATGGGAACGATTTCGATTTACTCATCTCCGATGCCAAAACCGATCAACAGTTGGCCAGTGGCTCTTCTTTGATCCTCGCAAACTCTTGCCTTTTGATCCGTCGTGTTCCTCGACCGCCTGGATTACCCATCGTTATTGGCCGAGAAGAAAAACCCAATATCCAAACCAACTCACCATCTGTTGTTGTGAAAGAGGAGCTTGAAGAACAAGGCTTCGATTTCGATGATTTCGGACTTGATTTTACTTCTATTTCCAACAACTCAATTGCGAAACCAGGAGATACCCATTGTAAAGAAACCAAAATCGACCATGGGTTTAAAATTTCATCAGTTAAAACCTTGGGGAAGTCGCGGCGAATTCCGCCGCTGAGTTATGTCTGCCGTCGATGCAATGTGGGTGGACATTATATTCACCATTGCCCAACTAATGGTGACCCTAAATTTGACCGTAAAAGGGCTTCCAACACATCCGATTCGAGTTCTAAAAGCTCTGGGATTTCGTACGCTTCGATTTCAACAACTTCGAGTAGCTGTAAGTCCACGACAGTACCACCCGAACTTCACTGCCCTTTGTGCAAACAAGTAATGGAAGATGCAGCTTTGACGAGATGCTGTTTCGCTAGCTTCTGTGAAAAATGCGTGAGAGATCGCATTGTTTCAATGGCTACCTGTGTTTGCAGAAGACGAATAGTGGCTGATGATATTCTTCCTAATATGACTCTTAGAGATACTATCAACCGATTTCTGGATAATCAATCTGGAACTGAAACTTCCGCCACGAAGAGGAAGCTCGTTAACGCAGAGAATGAAGATGAGGAAcaaaggaagaagatgaagaagacaGAGCAGAGACCGGTAATTAAGGCAGGATAA
- the LOC108451665 gene encoding E3 ubiquitin ligase PARAQUAT TOLERANCE 3-like, with protein MVMAKIDAKTDQQLANGSSLILANSCLLIRRVPRPPGLPIVIGGEEKPNIQANSPSVVVKEELQEQGFDFEDFGLDFTSISNNSIAKPVDTHCKETKIDRGFKILSVKTLGKWRRIPPRSYVCRRCNVGEHYIHHCPTNCDPKFDRKRASNTSDSSSKSSGISYASISTTSSSCQSTTVPPELHCPLCKQVMEDAALTRRRIVADDILPNMTLRDTINRFLNNQSGTEISTTKRKLVNAENEYEEQGKKRKKTGERPIIKAG; from the exons ATGGTAATGGCAAAGATTGATGCCAAAACCGATCAACAGTTGGCCAATGGCTCTTCTTTGATCCTCGCAAACTCTTGCCTTTTGATCCGTCGTGTTCCTCGACCGCCTGGATTACCCATCGTTATCGGCGGAGAAGAAAAACCCAATATCCAAGCCAACTCACCATCTGTTGTTGTGAAAGAGGAGCTTCAAGAGCAAGGCTTCGATTTCGAAGATTTCGGACTTGATTTTACTTCTATTTCCAACAACTCAATTGCGAAACCAGTTGATACCCATTGTAAAGAAACAAAAATCGACCGtgggtttaaaattttatctgTTAAAACCTTGGGAAAGTGGCGGCGAATTCCGCCGCGGAGTTATGTCTGTCGTCGATGCAATGTGGGTGAACATTATATTCACCATTGCCCAACTAATTGTGACCCTAAATTTGACCGTAAAAGGGCTTCCAACACATCCGATTCGAGTTCTAAAAGCTCTGGGATTTCGTACGCTTCGATTTCAACAACTTCGAGTAGCTGTCAGTCCACGACAGTACCACCCGAACTTCACTGCCCTTTGTGCAAACAAGTAATGGAAGATGCTGCTTTGACGAG AAGACGAATAGTGGCTGATGATATTCTTCCTAATATGACTCTTAGAGATACTATCAACCGATTTCTGAATAATCAATCTGGAACTGAAATTTCGACCACGAAAAGGAAACTCGTTAACGCAGAGAATGAATATGAGGAACAAgggaagaagaggaagaagacaGGGGAGAGACCGATAATTAAGGCGGGATAA